From Penicillium digitatum chromosome 5, complete sequence, one genomic window encodes:
- a CDS encoding Major facilitator superfamily domain, general substrate transporter, producing the protein MSTPSIEQATPNSSDGPDQLELEKPTTEFPEGGTRAWMVVLGAFCVSFSTFGYMNAFGIYQEYYTEHFLSNESSSNISWIGSVQVCFLFSGSLIGGPLFDRYGASIIHGPAIGIVLSVMMTSLCKKYYQLMLAQGVLGGIASGMLFAPVMTCVSHYFHNRRAAALGVTVSGSSIGGVIFPIALSKMLRNESLGFGWSVRIVGFIILFMVLIAMITVRERLPPRYGKVLLPAAFTRAPYTLVTLGIFFMMWGLFTPFFYLPQYAQSHGMDSQLSTYLLSILNAASVFGRVLPGMVADKIGRFNILIITGVCTGILLLCWIAITSSAAIVVFAVLYGFFSGGIVSLMSPCIAQVTPSPDQIGTHLGMSMAIIGLAGLTGTPICGALLEKYGTYTRAAIFSGVVMLFGSVLVIAARLHLQAKLLKVV; encoded by the exons CCAACCACAGAATTCCCAGAAGGTGGCACTCGAGCTTGGATGGTGGTTTTAGGAGCATTTTGTGTGTCTTTCTCAACGTTTGGATACATGAACGCTTTTGG AATTTATCAGGAATACTACACCGAGCATTTTCTCTCCAACGAAAGTTCTTCCAACATTTCTTGGATTGGGTCTGTGCAGGTCTGCTTCCTCTTCTCTGGTAGTCTTATCGGTGGACCATTGTTCGACCGCTATGGCGCTTCG ATCATTCATGGACCCGCAATTGGCATCGTGCTGTCAGTTATGATGACGTCTTTGTGCAAAAAGTACTATCAATTAATGCTTGCCCAAGGGGTCTTGGGTGGGATTGCTTCCGGCATGCTATTTGCCCCCGTCATGACATGTGTGAGCCACTACTTTCACAATCGACGTGCGGCAGCTCTCGGGGTGACAGTCTCTGGATCGTCCATCGGAGGAGTTATTTTCCCCATTGCCTTGAGCAAGATGCTGAGAAATGAATCCCTAGGATTCGGATGGTCCGTCAGAATAGTGGGGTTCATCATCTTGTTCATGGTTTTGATAGCCATGATCACTGTAAGAGAGCgacttcctcctcgttatGGCAAAGTCCTTTTGCCGGCAGCTTTTACTCGCGCTCCGTACACTCTCGTCACACTTggcatcttcttcatgaTGTGGGGACTCTTCACTCCATTTTTCTATCTTCCGCAATATGCGCAGTCTCATGGCATGGATTCGCAGCTTTCTACCTATCTCTTGTCCATCCTTAATGCTGCCTCGGTTTTTGGCAGAGTATTACCCGGTATGGTTGCGGACAAGATTGGTCGCTTCAACATCTTGATCATCACCGGTGTCTGCACAGGAATTCTACTTTTGTGCTGGATCGCGATAACCTCTAGTGCGGCAATCGTTGTTTTTGCCGTGCTCTATGGTTTCTTTTCTGGCGGGATCGTGTCGCTAATGTCTCCTTGCATTGCCCAAGTGACCCCAAGTCCGGATCAGATTGGCACCCATCTCGGCATGTCAATGGCCATTATTGGCCTTGCTGGTCTGACCGGCACCCCAATATGCGGTGCTTTGCTGGAAAAATACGGAACGTATACACGGGCTGCAATTTTCAGCGGTGTGGTGATGTTGTTCGGATCCGTGCTCGTCATTGCGGCGAGGTTGCATCTACAGGCAAAGCTCCTGAAAGTGGTGTGA
- a CDS encoding Alpha/beta hydrolase fold-1, with protein MTLQGEYLTSEPDGCASVNFSDLPYAQSIQHANHMKAHSATSFAGPLQNAGYVDIPVSYIICKNDVSVPPTLQRSVIDMISKRSGREVTTLRCNSGHFPSVSVPVELASLIDRVATSS; from the exons ATGACACTTCAG GGTGAATATCTCACTTCTGAGCCCGACGGCTGTGCAAGCGTCAATTTCTCGGACCTGCCGTACGCCCAATCGATCCAACATGCAAATCACATGAAGGCGCATTCAGCGACGAGCTTTGCCGGGCCACTTCAAAACGCAGGATACGTCGACATCCCAGTCTCCTACATCATCTGTAAAAACGATGTTTCTGTACCGCCTACACTTCAGAGATCCGTCATTGACATGATTTCTAAACGGAGCGGCCGAGAAGTGACCACCCTCCGTTGCAATTCTGGACATTTCCCCAGTGTCAGCGTCCCAGTTGAGCTAGCCTCACTTATAGATAGGGTTGCTACTTCTAGTTGA
- a CDS encoding Cell division control protein (Cdc15), putative, whose product MPGTVADGPTVSMSFANNFWGKDDAGLQPMLDHVHGSKITNDELKVFYSIRASIEDEYARKLQALCRKSLGSCEIGSLRASLDVVRGETEAIAKAHSAIAGQMKTELEEPLAAFASGIKERRKIIQQCIERLHKTKMQQTQLVNKTRDRYEQDCLRIKGYLAQGHMVMGQEERKNKAKLEKTQIQMASNSQEYEAAVKQLEETTGRWNKEWKSACDKFQDLEEERLDFTKSSLWTYANIASTVCVSDDASCEKVRLSLENCEVEKDIIFFIKEQGTGQEIPDPPRFINFCKDDDSGSDIDEADGYSVAQFQRTMNPAFRTSSPQPSTFDSHHDPQSDLAAQMGHSSPPGVSHAAPSQQQSPPQQQSMQQQHPSQQQQFMYQKPPTQQQQFTHQKPPTQQQPLMQQHHHPMHQQPPIQQPPPMHQQPSIQPQQPPQESQPEQPAPLDFRRGGAPPPNYDPEQHGEIGAVPHNAYPTDGMTMFCRAGPPSERSSATSAYRPSSRDSQSEASNPTSISSVEETPTKKSVVKPTNSAPMPISVDEKSTKKRSAFFSNSPFRRKSRHDKERPVIASQQVVSPQAVVSPRPSSRGGWDSPTKQMSPPKQVGPPKQVSPPEQMSPPKQMSPPEQVSPPKQVISPLKQVIPPKQISPPKQVSPVRSSAGAPGRSPSSPEPVDPRANFQLNVGNNVFDVASPEQSSPQKGAQPTQASEDDLDPVARALADLKTSGKQSATRVSADRYHGISTPTPSMHSSTYGGSNSSIAAPPPAYNDTAVKRLGAPQPAFTAKQMHKTTQKYTGQTQSMLRGQNNSMGSRHSGQTHEAPRARSPAPTPRRSASPQPQVASPRVDTRMSQNSGRGPSPSPSSYQSNSMRSQYTRSPTPRRTQEPPYTSNDFARRASPAMSHRAVSPQPQFRQPARPSSSGGMELQLSGSHDMYGSSSPGGYGGSVRGSSRPSSIYGDGPPTGRSRSRTLAVAEPGRKFSRDGRPILHFARAMYTYNAAIPEELSFGKGDVLSVIRLQDDGWWEAEVTNARGHPGLVPSNYLQII is encoded by the exons ATGCCGGGGACAGTGGCAGACGGACCTACGGTCTCCATGTCTT TTGCCAACAATTTTTGGGGCAAAGATGATGCGGGACTTCAACCAATGCTGGACCACGTGCATGGCTCAAAGATCACAAACGACGAGCTAAAAGTTTTCTACAGCA TTCGAGCCTCTATCGAAGATGAATACGCGCGGAAACTCCAAGCCCTGTGTCGCAAGTCGTTGGGATCATGCGAGATTGGGTCGCTCCGAGCCTCCCTCGACGTTGTCCGCGGTGAGACTGAAGCTATTGCCAAGGCACACTCTGCTATAGCGGGACAAATGAAGACAGAACTGGAGgaaccacttgctgcttttGCTAGTGGAATCAAGGAGCGACGAAAGATTATTCAACAGTGCATCGAGCGCTTACACAAGACCAAAATGCAACAGACACAGCTTGTCAACAAA ACGCGTGATCGTTACGAGCAGGATTGTCTCCGCATCAAGGGATACCTCGCGCAGGGCCACATGGTCATGGGTCAGGAAGAGCGCAAGAACAAGGCTAAGCTGGAGAAGACCCAGATTCAGATGGCATCAAATAGCCAGGAATACGAAGCGGCCGTCAAACAGCTCGAGGAGACAACTGGACGCTGGAATAAGGAATGGAAGTCAGCATGTGACAAATTCCAAGATTTGGAAGAGGAGCGTCTGGACTTCACAAAGAGTAGTCTGTGGACCTACGCGAACATTGCTTCAACCGTTTGTGTCAGCGATGATGCT TCCTGCGAGAAAGTCCGTCTGTCTTTGGAGAACTGTGAAGTCGAGAAGGATATCATTTTCTTCATCAAGGAGCAAGGAACTGGCCAAGAGATCCCAGATCCACCGCGATTTATCAACTTCTGCAAAGATGATGACTCAGGCTCTGATATAGATGAAGCCGATGGCTACTCGGTAGCCCAATTCCAACGCACCATGAACCCTGCATTCCGCACATCTTCTCCTCAACCCTCAACGTTTGATTCGCACCATGACCCACAGTCAGATCTCGCAGCTCAAATGGGACATTCTTCTCCTCCTGGCGTTAGCCACGCGGCGCCATCTCAGCAGCAATCGCCACCTCAACAGCAGtctatgcagcagcagcatccCTCCCAACAGCAGCAGTTCATGTACCAGAAGCCTCCCACCCAACAGCAGCAGTTCACGCACCAGAAGCCTCCCACCCAACAGCAGCCTCTGATgcaacaacatcatcatcccATGCACCAGCAGCCTCCCATCCAACAGCCACCCCCTATGCACCAGCAGCCTTCTATCCAACCGCAGCAACCGCCCCAAGAATCACAGCCCGAGCAACCCGCGCCTTTGGACTTCCGCCGTGGCGGCGCACCGCCGCCAAACTATGACCCCGAGCAACATGGCGAGATTGGAGCCGTTCCACATAACGCATACCCCACAGATGGTATGACCATGTTCTGTCGTGCTGGGCCACCATCGGAGCGAAGCTCAGCGACTAGCGCGTACCGCCCGTCTAGCCGTGACTCTCAGAGCGAAGCTTCGAACCCAACCTCCATCTCCAGTGTCGAGGAAACTCCAACCAAGAAGTCTGTAGTCAAACCAACAAACAGTGCGCCAATGCCGATTTCGGTGGACGAAAAGtcaaccaaaaaaaggagcGCTTTCTTTAGCAACAGCCCGTTCCGTCGCAAGAGTCGCCATGACAAAGAGAGGCCTGTCATTGCTTCACAGCAAGTCGTCTCTCCACAGGCGGTTGTTTCACCTCGCCCCTCGTCTCGTGGTGGTTGGGATTCTCCAACAAAGCAAATGAGTCCTCCCAAGCAAGTAGGCCCGCCCAAGCAAGTGAGTCCTCCTGAGCAAATGAGCCCGCCCAAGCAAATGAGTCCTCCCGAGCAAGTGAGCCCGCCCAAACAAGTCATCAGCCCACTCAAGCAAGTGATCCCACCGAAGCAAATCAGCCCACCCAAGCAAGTCAGCCCAGTCAGGTCTTCAGCAGGAGCGCCAGGTCGTTCCCCTAGCAGCCCGGAGCCTGTTGATCCCCGAGCCAATTTTCAACTCAATGTCGGGAATAACGTCTTTGACGTCGCATCCCCAGAACAGAGCTCACCCCAGAAAGGAGCGCAGCCAACCCAAGCATCCGAGGATGACTTGGACCCTGTTGCGCGGGCTCTAGCAGACCTCAAGACAAGCGGGAAACAATCAGCTACCCGAGTATCAGCAGATAGATACCATGGCATCTCTACACCCACTCCGTCGATGCACTCTTCCACCTATGGTGGCAGCAATTCCAGCATTGCTGCTCCGCCACCAGCCTACAATGATACCGCAGTCAAGCGACTTGGCGCACCTCAACCGGCTTTCACAGCAAAGCAAATGCACAAGACAACCCAGAAGTATACTGGTCAAACCCAAAGTATGCTTCGAGGACAAAACAACAGCATGGGATCTAGACACAGCGGTCAAACTCATGAAGCCCCCCGAGCTAGATCGCCAGCACCAACACCGAGACGAAGCGCCAGTCCTCAACCTCAGGTTGCCTCTCCCCGCGTGGACACTCGGATGAGCCAGAATAGCGGCAGGGGCCCGAGCCCAAGTCCGAGTAGTTACCAGTCTAACAGCATGCGAAGTCAATATACCCGATCGCCCACTCCCCGTCGTACTCAAGAACCACCCTATACTTCCAATGATTTTGCTCGGAGAGCCTCGCCCGCCATGAGTCACCGTGCTGTATCCCCGCAGCCCCAGTTCAGACAGCCAGCTCGTCCTTCTAGTTCTGGTGGCATGGAGCTACAATTATCTGGAAGCCACGATATGTACGGCTCTAGCAGTCCCGGTGGATATGGTGGCTCGGTTCGCGGAAGCAGCCGCCCCTCGTCGATCTACGGTGACGGTCCGCCTACTGGCCGGTCCCGCAGCCGTACTTTGGCTGTTGCAGAGCCTGGACGTAAATTCAGTCGTGATGGTCGCCCTATCTTGCACTTCG CTCGTGCCATGTACACCTACAATGCCGCTATCCCTGAAGAGCTCAGTTTTGGCAAGGGCGATGTACTTTCCGTCATTCGCCTGCAAGATGACGGCTGGTGGGAAGCCGAAGTCACCAACGCACGTGGCCACCCTGGTCTCGTGCCTAGCAACTATCTGCAAATCATCTAA
- a CDS encoding Monooxygenase, putative gives MSKHIAIVGAGPSGLTLAALLQHHSIPFTIYEREKSTGSRFQGGSLDLHPESGQQALFEAGLRAQFQKYARYHDQDYRFGDKKAVTWLFHQAPAHADGRPEIDRAMLRKILIESLDPGNIKWDHRVLDVSPQADGRVKISFENQHEPVVTDLLVGADGTWSKVRPLLTNWEPEYTGLTVIDCRISDLDERFPKLGEFIGRGTHFCLSEGSGIFMQRNGDGSVRVYPCLRVEENWASMEASFDWSDQKKMTDFLIDSFFATWEPRLQDVIRNVDASMTPRAQYRMPLGLRYNHQQGLTLIGDSLHVMSWFAGEGANLAMLDALDLFHEIYAHPEDLDLAVRCYEAKVVASGRADVTNEMSQDLLVKAMSDDAPRAYVEGMAKAMDVWFADGKLLDSLDGDALYSN, from the coding sequence ATGTCCAAGCATATTGCCATCGTTGGGGCGGGGCCATCCGGTCTGACCCTTGCAGCGCTGTTGCAACATCACTCGATTCCCTTTACCATCTACGAGCGAGAGAAATCTACCGGTTCTCGCTTTCAAGGAGGATCTCTGGACCTTCATCCAGAGTCTGGTCAACAGGCTTTGTTCGAAGCTGGCCTTCGGGCCCAGTTCCAAAAGTATGCCCGATATCACGACCAGGACTACCGCTTTGGCGACAAAAAAGCTGTCACATGGTTGTTTCATCAAGCACCAGCTCACGCAGATGGGCGTCCAGAAATCGACCGCGCAATGCTTCGCAAGATACTCATCGAGTCCCTTGATCCAGGGAACATTAAATGGGACCACCGTGTCTTGGACGTATCTCCACAGGCCGATGGTCGCGTGAAAATTTCTTTCGAAAACCAACACGAGCCAGTGGTAACTGACCTCCTTGTGGGTGCAGATGGAACTTGGTCCAAGGTTCGGCCACTCCTAACCAACTGGGAGCCCGAGTATACTGGCCTTACTGTCATTGACTGCCGTATCTCTGACCTGGATGAAAGATTCCCAAAGCTGGGAGAGTTCATTGGCCGCGGTACCCACTTTTGTCTTTCCGAAGGCAGTGGAATCTTTATGCAACGAAATGGAGATGGTAGCGTGCGTGTCTATCCTTGCCTGCGAGTCGAAGAGAACTGGGCTTCAATGGAGGCCTCTTTCGACTGGAGTGACCAGAAAAAAATGACTGATTTCCTGATTGATTCCTTCTTTGCAACCTGGGAACCTCGCCTCCAGGATGTCATCCGCAATGTTGACGCGAGCATGACTCCACGTGCCCAGTATCGCATGCCCCTAGGGCTGCGTTACAACCACCAGCAAGGCCTGACCTTAATCGGCGATTCGTTGCACGTGATGTCATGGTTTGCTGGGGAAGGTGCAAATTTGGCCATGCTGGACGCCTTGGATCTTTTTCACGAAATCTACGCTCACCCTGAAGATTTGGATCTGGCAGTGCGTTGCTATGAAGCAAAAGTGGTAGCCAGTGGACGGGCGGATGTGACGAACGAAATGTCACAAGACCTACTTGTCAAGGCTATGTCAGATGACGCCCCTCGAGCATACGTCGAAGGGATGGCCAAGGCAATGGACGTTTGGTTTGCGGACGGGAAGTTGCTGGACAGTTTGGATGGAGACGCATTGTATAGTAACTGA
- a CDS encoding Short chain dehydrogenase/reductase, putative → MDDMKDTDLFALRSLSGKTAIVTGGANGIGAETVRLLNSRGANTVIADLERTRPDAETLIHSLQHPTAALFVGVNILVWSEMKLLFAHWIQKFGKVDIVVANAGIMESQKLFDIGNVDEHGELRESTEGFRVIDVNLKGTVDTLRLALYYMQHNRVTSASGRRGSVVLVTSTSGYFGSTGVGAYIASKHGITGLLRAAQQVGRELGIGINGVAPFFTPTPTFKAVAEKWKHSGLKPNILEGVATAISLACTRDETGKCYMVAGQVSVEVEDSRKLILPQWLGKETAEVLQSASKLFENGSYPLPGGDD, encoded by the exons ATGGATGACATGAAGGATACCGACCTCTTCGCTCTTAGAAGTCTATCGGGTAAGACTGCTATTGTGACAGGGGGAGCAAATGGCATAGGGGCGGAGACTGTACGGTTGCTCAACTCACGAGGAGCGAATACCGTTATTGCCGACCTGGAACGTACTCGTCCCGACGCTGAAACATTGATTCACTCATTACAACACCCCACAGCTGCGTTATTTGTGGGCGTCAACATCCTTGTATGGAGCGAAATGAAGCTCCTTTTTGCTCACTGGATTCAAAAGTTCGGCAAAGTCGACATTGTTGTGGCCAATGCCGGCATAATGGAGAGTCAGAAGCTTTTTGATATTGGTAACGTTGACGAGCATGGGGAATTGCGCGAGTCGACTGAAGGATTTCGCGTAATTGATGTCAATCTCAAAGGAACTGTTGACA CTTTGCGACTTGCACTCTACTACATGCAGCACAACCGAGTTACATCTGCCAGTGGCCGGAGAGGATCCGTGGTTCTGGTGACATCGACATCTGGATATTTCGGATCAACTGGGGTGGGAGCGTACATTGCATCAAAACATGGGATCACCGGCCTTCTTCGAGCGGCGCAACAAGTTGGTCGAGAGCTAGGGATCGGAATCAATGGCGTTGCTCCATTTTTCACACCAACCCCTACATTTAAAGCAGTGGCCGAGAAGTGGAAACACTCGGGTCTCAAACCGAATATACTGGAGGGTGTCGCAACGGCTATTTCTCTTGCCTGTACGCGGGATGAGACTGGAAAATGCTACATG GTTGCAGGACAAGTGTCCGTAGAAGTAGAAGACAGCAGAAAATTGATTCTTCCTCAGTGGCTTGGGAAGGAAACAGCCGAGGTGTTACAGTCTGCCAGCAAACTCTTCGAAAATGGCAGCTATCCGTTGCCTGGGGGTGACGACTGA
- a CDS encoding Fungal transcriptional regulatory protein, N-terminal, translated as MTHLKGQEAITKFYGYSYPLNFYQQFTELRSYIIKIKTKNPVINALRDEIYPLANDEYRLRPLAHATVLRDTLRQLIPIKTVADTLVQTYIDRFEIIHRVLNKSGFIADYNRHWASPLSTPASFLVQLLLVAATAASFHPEICIDVMNQKTVHEHALDWAEAAESWLNSSTNQPPQSWDTLATHCLLLIAKRANHIQESSFWTCTGALVRWAMAAGYHRESGSTARISPYYQEMRRRLWMTIVELDLQASIERGMPPSVGIEDFNIVSPLNIDDAKLQESGQDPLKGMPLATLTDTSFQALLYRSLTVRLKICAFVNGCHQQDDFDRVLHLGEELEEALQDIPEWNNPQDHPRQQQTTMYVKRSLSIYLHQYTLLLHIRVATQTPPSFKSTICRRARLEASLKLLDHHQKLIHDENVPEQACRIGLVLSALNICHEIYINFGPDDEAITTDSSKVPNQSATLTIFPEISKFLLATVEQVLQILEKRVILTFHGLNEYYTLSMIIGLVKSKLWPESCATSDKEAANRVIRICTILQTKWAAIQPNHSLLGSVDDRSLRGLNLPAEASPMIPDSATELLSSMFSEDFGFINDSTDFAFFRE; from the exons ATGACCCACTTGAAAGGACAAGAGGCCATTACCAAGTTTTATGGGTATAGCTATCCTCTGAACTTTTACCAACAG TTTACCGAGCTTCGATCTTACATCATTAAAATAAAGACCAAAAATCCGGTGATCAATGCCCTCCGTGACGAAATTTATCCTCTGGCCAATGATGAATATCGGCTTCGTCCGTTGGCACATGCCACCGTACTTAGGGACACCTTGAGACAACTGATTCCCATCAAGACGGTCGCAGACACATTGGTCCAGACTTATATTGACAGATTTGAGATCATACACCGAGTGCTCAATAAATCGGGGTTCATAGCTGATTACAATCGCCACTGGGCCAGTCCACTTTCCACTCCCGCTTCCTTTTTGGTGCAACTCCTCTTGGTGGCAGCAACCGCTGCCAGCTTTCACCCCGAAATATGCATCGACGTCATGAATCAAAAAACAGTCCATGAGCATGCACTTGATTGGGCTGAGGCTGCAGAATCATGGCTCAATTCATCGACTAATCAGCCTCCTCAATCATGGGACACCTTAGCAACTCATTGTCTCTTGCTCATTGCGAAGCGTGCCAATCATATCCAAGAGAGCTCCTTTTGGACATGCACTGGGGCACTGGTCCGGTGGGCTATGGCAGCAGGATATCATCGTGAATCTGGCTCGACAGCGAGGATATCACCATACTATCAGGAGATGCGTCGACGTCTATGGATGACGATCGTGGAACTTGATCTCCAGGCTTCGATAGAACGGGGTATGCCCCCAAGTGTCGGAATCGAAGATTTTAACATAGTATCACCGCTGAACATCGACGATGCCAAGCTCCAGGAATCGGGCCAAGATCCTCTGAAAGGTATGCCGCTCGCTACACTGACAGACACATCTTTCCAGGCCCTTTTGTACCGCTCCTTGACTGTCAGATTGAAAATATGTGCGTTTGTCAATGGGTGTCACCAGCAAGATGATTTTGACCGGGTCTTGCACCTTGGAGAGGAGCTAGAAGAAGCACTCCAGGATATTCCAGAATGGAACAATCCCCAAGACCATCCACGACAGCAGCAGACTACCATGTACGTGAAGAGATCACTGAGCATTTACCTGCACCAGTATACGCTCTTGTTGCACATCCGGGTTGCAACCCAAACCCCGCCTTCATTCAAATCTACAATCTGCCGACGTGCAAGATTGGAGGCATCCTTGAAGCTCCTCGACCATCACCAAAAGCTTATACATGATGAAAACGTCCCGGAACAAGCTTGCAGGATCGGGTTGGTCCTTTCTGCTCTGAATATCTGTCACGAAATCTATATAAACTTTGGACCTGATG ATGAAGCAATCACAACTGATTCATCGAAAGTTCCAAATCAATCCGCTACTCTGACAATATTTCCCGAAATTTCAAAGTTTCTCTTGGCTACTGTTGAGCAGGTACTACAGATTTTGGAAAAGAGGGTCATCCTTACATTCCACGGTCTCAACGAATATTACACACTCAGTATGATAATTGGTTTGGTCAAATCCAAGCTGTGGCCAGAGTCATGCGCGACGTCCGACAAGGAGGCAGCCAATAGAGTGATCCGAATCTGCACAATACTGCAAACAAAGTGGGCTGCCATTCAGCCAAATCATTCTCTGCTAGGTTCAGT AGATGATAGAAGTCTACGCGGACTTAACTTACCAGCGGAAGCAAGCCCTATGATTCCCGACAGCGCAACTGAACTACTCAGTTCAATG TTTTCAGAGGATTTTGGTTTCATCAATGATAGTACTGATTTTGCCTTCTTCCGTGAATAA
- a CDS encoding alpha/beta-hydrolase — MQKHKAHVVIVPASFAPSSLYSEFVRRLLEYGVSATTIDLPSVGNRDPLPAASMTEDAEHIKMVTTKLADNGHEIILLMHSYGGVCGTESTAGTSKAERQAMAKPGGVSFISSTSALQYLKWVDLS; from the coding sequence ATGCAAAAGCACAAGGCTCACGTTGTTATTGTCCCAGCTTCTTTTGCCCCATCATCGCTCTACTCGGAGTTTGTGCGGCGTCTCTTAGAATATGGGGTGAGTGCAACTACTATTGACCTTCCCTCCGTTGGAAATCGCGATCCATTGCCAGCTGCATCGATGACGGAAGATGCCGAGCACATCAAGATGGTGACGACGAAGCTAGCGGATAATGGCCATGAGATCATCCTCTTGATGCACTCCTACGGCGGGGTATGTGGCACTGAAAGCACTGCGGGGACTTCAAAGGCTGAGCGGCAAGCCATGGCGAAACCTGGGGGGGTATCATTCATCTCGTCTACATCAGCTCTCCAGTACCTGAAGTGGGTGGATCTATCATGA